In Brienomyrus brachyistius isolate T26 unplaced genomic scaffold, BBRACH_0.4 scaffold33, whole genome shotgun sequence, a genomic segment contains:
- the LOC125721487 gene encoding G-protein coupled receptor family C group 5 member B-like, with the protein MAPSINLFTFLVLSLVGGSSSWDLASPCGSGSILTRPYTALCELDAVWGLVVVVAAAAAALASLILLLVVLCHLRKITEAEERSGVAPLLLLLAAIFGLCGLSLGYIAEHQESLCFARRVLRGVLLAVCNTCLVFQGLRLRRLGQGAHSPSAGQLMGLAVALAVLDPEWILLATMSTCQPACEYQPLDFALATTYVLVLLLAALVGAACSLWRQQPRWRCRTAWLLITCLASVLLWVAWITFCLYGNAALGLSPTWDNRVQAVVLLAQAWLLILLHAAPEVHATLRPPSRMREASLEEGLSHL; encoded by the coding sequence atggctccctctatcaatctcttcaccttcctcgtcctgtccctggtggggggcagctcttcaTGGGACTTAGCTTCTCCTTGCGGATCCGGCTCCATCCTGACAAGGCCCTACACGGCCTTGTGTGAGCTGGATGCGGTGTggggcttggtggtggtggtggcggcagcggcggcggccctcgcctcgctgatcctgctcctggtggtactgtgtcacctgcggaagatcacagaggctgaggagcgcagcggggtggcgccgctactcctgctgctcgctgccatatttgggctctgtggcctcagcctgggatacatcgctgagcaccaagagagcctctgcttcgcccggcgtgtcctgaggggggtgttgcttgcTGTCTGCAACACCTGCCTAGTGTTCCAGGGTCTGCGACTGCGCCGGTTGGGACAAGGTGCTCATAGCCCCAGCGCAGGTCAACTGATGGGGCTGGCGGTGGCCTTGGCCGTGTTGGATCCGGAGTGGATCCTTCTAGCCACGATGTCCACGTGCCAGCCAGCCTGTGAATACCAGCCGCTGGACTTTGCGCTGGCCACCACTTAtgtgctggtcctgctcctagcagcactggtgggggcggcctgcagtctgtggaggcagcagccacggtggaggtgcaggaccgcgtggctgctcatcacctgcctggcctcagtcctgctgtgggtggcctggatcaccttctgcctgtatggcaacgcggcgcttggcctgtccccaacatgggacaaccgggtacaggcagtggtgctgctggcacAGGCATGGCTGCTCATACTGCTGCACGCTGCTCCTGAGGTCCACGCCACCTTACGGCCCCCATCCCGCATGAGAGAGGCCAGTTTAGAGGAGGGCCTCTCTCACCTGTAG